Part of the bacterium genome, AATCTGTTTCTGCAATGGGTAAAACCAATAAAGCCTTGGGGATGCCATAGTCAGCAAAATGTTTTTTAAAAACAGGAAAGTAGGTTGATAATGCTGGCAAATATAAATTTTGGTAGGTGATAAAGTTTTTTAATTGATGATTATGATGCTTGATTAAATAATATCCAATAATACGAATAACATCAGCATTAACAAGGTATTGAGTGTCAGCATCAAAAAAAACAGCATCTCTTTGTTGAAGCGTTTGAACAATGTCATCTTTATTGAGATTGAGAAGAAGTTTCACTTCATCAACTGTATGAATGGCATGTTTACAGACACTGGTCCATTCTTTATTGCTGCGGCGTTGTTCAGATAATGAATCAATGGTTTTGATTTGTTCATGAGTTTGTGCAAAACATAGCACATGAAAAAATAATAGATAAAAGATAATAGTTTTACAATACAAGCTGTTTCCCCTTAAAAAAGGACTTAAAATCACATTTATGATCTAAAAGTCAAGGGGTAAAGGCTCAGTCGTTTTGAATAATCCACATTTCAGCGTGCCAATTTAGATAACGTAGAGATTTTTCAACTGTAAAATTGTTATATGTGAACTCAGAAATTTCATCTCTTAGTTGTTTTTTTAAAGAGGTGTCTTGGATACCCAGTAAAACATTATGGATATATTTATTGAGGTCATAAGCACTTTCAAAGTAGACACGATAAATGTAGGGAATGGTTCTAAGGTTAACCACATTTTCATTAAAAAATTGGTATTTAAATTCCGATAACGGTGTGTAATCAAACGGCATGTGATTTTTATATTTTTTATAAAAATGTCTTAAAATATTCCACCAA contains:
- a CDS encoding transglycosylase SLT domain-containing protein; translated protein: MYCKTIIFYLLFFHVLCFAQTHEQIKTIDSLSEQRRSNKEWTSVCKHAIHTVDEVKLLLNLNKDDIVQTLQQRDAVFFDADTQYLVNADVIRIIGYYLIKHHNHQLKNFITYQNLYLPALSTYFPVFKKHFADYGIPKALLVLPIAETDLKRNLISGENAAGLWQFTEATAEEYGILYRDIDLRTDIDASTDAACRYLSNMYDNYNYWPLAVLGYNGGHNRIQRALDEHFLSPLNIPTQWQSFFVSLPQETQCHLNRLIALNFVFSYFDKMPEFRN